A region of Paenibacillus sp. 37 DNA encodes the following proteins:
- the dinG gene encoding ATP-dependent DNA helicase DinG — MKFAVLDFETTGTQSDGEIIQAGLAIIDHDYSITQIYSSYVNPGVPIPPFISGLTGITDEDVADAPSLEEMMMEMVPLLNDVVLVGHNVAFDFHFLQNALDRCGYLPFTGRILDTIDFLKITFPSLGSYQLGYVSSEFGFQHDRPHQADSDALATAYVLLKCLDELKELPLITIQRLSDLFAPEDSDLGWFLDGMRSEKEAEPIQDLDGHTYYRQLALNVSDWTDIGAPRDEREANPLDGVSFEQFMDQVRENLKDTLDHYEEREAQTQMFSSVRQALDEEKHLLIEAGTGTGKSLGYLLPAIYESVKQEQKVMVSTHTINLQEQLRERDIPMLTQVVPFPFKAAVFKGRGHYLCLRKFEHKINKREFATPKEDYFTAAQMIVWLTQTETGDDEELNLSGRGGDFWETVQSESESCLGRSCPWFRKCFYHRAKHEAGLSDIVITNHSKLFTDVKAAHQLLPAYESLVIDEAHHLEDVAGKHLGMHMKYFTLVHTLTRLFKDSRNGQLPMLRSQLSGHENSVQWGSMVDQMFPLALEVKELWDRMSDALFGLLPERSDASPGETGQFSLRLKASQKPAKWQELQDLENQIYVTLGDLVRKGDKLLLEVKEDQDDYQSDSLITDITGLLKDLTTLKENLRFFMRMDDAKTVYWMEASGQFRSKSLQLYAVPVDVSAQLKDLFFDKKKSVVLTSATLSVDKSFQFMIEQLGLQEASENNRLLTSMLPSPFNYRDQALLVIPRDFPSVKGSVGDAHFVNMLVQSLAETAIATRGRMMVLFTSYKMLRQVYDPLKEALSGNDISLLGQGVDSGSRSKLTRRFQDAKATVLLGTSSFWEGVDIPGEALTCLAIVRLPFQPPNHPLVEAKSELLQEQKKNPFMKLSVPQAVIRFKQGFGRLVRTAKDRGIVIVYDTRVIEAYYGKFFLYSLPGPKMEHMLTEQMVPRITEWLEKPVNEQE, encoded by the coding sequence ATGAAATTTGCCGTATTGGATTTCGAAACAACCGGCACGCAGTCCGACGGTGAGATTATACAGGCCGGACTTGCCATCATAGATCATGACTACAGCATAACTCAAATATATAGTTCTTATGTGAACCCTGGTGTACCGATTCCCCCGTTTATTTCGGGGTTGACGGGTATTACCGATGAAGATGTGGCGGACGCTCCTTCACTCGAAGAGATGATGATGGAGATGGTTCCGCTGCTTAATGATGTGGTGCTTGTTGGACACAACGTCGCTTTTGATTTTCACTTTTTGCAGAATGCTCTTGACCGTTGCGGGTATTTGCCGTTCACTGGCCGCATTCTGGACACGATTGATTTTCTGAAGATTACATTCCCATCACTGGGTTCTTATCAACTTGGTTATGTGTCTTCCGAATTTGGATTTCAACATGATCGCCCTCACCAGGCAGACAGTGATGCACTGGCGACAGCCTATGTGCTGCTCAAATGTCTGGATGAGTTAAAGGAATTACCGCTCATAACGATTCAGCGCCTCAGTGATCTGTTTGCACCAGAAGACAGTGACTTGGGTTGGTTTTTGGACGGAATGCGCAGTGAGAAGGAAGCAGAGCCGATTCAGGATCTGGACGGACATACCTATTATCGTCAGCTTGCTCTTAATGTAAGTGATTGGACTGATATAGGTGCACCACGCGATGAGCGGGAGGCTAACCCCCTCGATGGTGTAAGCTTCGAACAGTTTATGGACCAGGTTCGGGAGAACCTGAAGGATACGCTGGATCATTACGAAGAGCGTGAAGCGCAGACTCAGATGTTCAGCAGTGTAAGGCAAGCCCTGGATGAAGAGAAACATCTCTTGATCGAAGCAGGAACAGGCACTGGTAAATCTCTGGGTTATCTCTTGCCTGCTATTTACGAAAGTGTGAAGCAAGAACAGAAAGTTATGGTCAGCACGCATACAATCAACCTGCAGGAGCAATTGAGAGAGCGGGACATTCCGATGCTGACTCAAGTGGTTCCGTTCCCGTTTAAGGCTGCTGTATTCAAAGGACGTGGACATTACCTGTGCCTGCGCAAATTTGAACACAAAATCAATAAACGTGAATTCGCCACACCTAAAGAGGATTATTTCACAGCTGCTCAGATGATTGTCTGGCTTACGCAGACCGAAACCGGAGATGATGAGGAACTTAACCTTAGCGGACGCGGAGGGGACTTCTGGGAGACGGTACAGAGCGAATCTGAGTCTTGTCTGGGAAGATCATGTCCATGGTTCCGCAAATGTTTCTACCATCGTGCCAAACATGAGGCCGGGTTGTCTGATATTGTAATCACCAATCACTCCAAATTATTTACGGATGTGAAAGCCGCGCATCAGCTGCTGCCAGCCTATGAGAGTCTTGTGATCGATGAAGCACATCATCTGGAGGATGTCGCTGGTAAACATCTTGGAATGCATATGAAATATTTCACCTTGGTTCATACACTGACCCGCCTGTTTAAAGACAGTCGTAATGGACAGCTGCCTATGCTTCGTTCGCAGTTATCCGGGCATGAAAATTCGGTGCAATGGGGCTCCATGGTGGATCAGATGTTCCCGCTCGCTCTTGAAGTTAAGGAGCTGTGGGATCGTATGAGTGATGCCTTGTTCGGTCTGTTGCCTGAACGAAGTGATGCTTCACCGGGAGAGACGGGGCAATTTTCCCTGCGTCTGAAAGCTTCTCAGAAACCTGCAAAATGGCAGGAGTTGCAGGATCTGGAGAACCAGATCTATGTGACTCTGGGCGATTTGGTTCGCAAAGGGGACAAATTGCTGCTTGAAGTGAAAGAGGATCAGGATGATTATCAATCGGATAGTCTGATTACGGACATTACAGGATTGCTGAAAGATCTGACCACATTGAAGGAGAATCTGCGTTTCTTCATGCGTATGGATGATGCCAAAACGGTGTACTGGATGGAAGCCAGCGGTCAATTCCGCAGCAAATCTCTCCAGCTGTATGCTGTACCTGTAGATGTCAGTGCACAACTTAAGGATTTATTTTTTGATAAAAAGAAAAGTGTTGTGCTTACATCGGCTACGCTTTCGGTAGATAAATCATTCCAGTTCATGATTGAACAGCTTGGCTTGCAGGAAGCTTCCGAGAATAATCGGTTGTTAACGTCGATGCTGCCATCACCTTTCAACTATCGCGATCAGGCACTTCTGGTGATTCCGCGTGATTTCCCGAGTGTGAAGGGCAGTGTGGGTGATGCGCACTTTGTCAATATGCTGGTGCAATCACTTGCAGAGACGGCAATTGCCACGCGTGGACGCATGATGGTTCTGTTTACTTCATACAAGATGTTGCGACAGGTCTATGATCCGCTGAAGGAGGCGCTATCTGGTAACGACATCTCGTTGCTTGGGCAAGGCGTTGACAGTGGAAGTCGTTCCAAATTGACTCGCAGGTTCCAAGATGCCAAAGCTACGGTACTTCTGGGTACAAGCAGCTTCTGGGAGGGTGTAGATATCCCGGGAGAGGCGCTAACCTGTCTCGCTATTGTGCGACTGCCTTTCCAGCCACCGAATCATCCGTTGGTGGAAGCCAAGAGTGAGCTGCTTCAGGAACAGAAGAAAAATCCGTTCATGAAACTGTCCGTGCCGCAAGCGGTCATTCGTTTCAAGCAGGGATTTGGCCGGTTGGTGCGTACAGCGAAAGACAGAGGAATTGTCATTGTTTATGATACACGGGTGATTGAAGCGTACTATGGTAAATTCTTTTTATATTCTTTGCCTGGTCCCAAAATGGAGCACATGCTCACGGAGCAGATGGTTCCACGAATTACCGAGTGGTTGGAAAAACCTGTTAATGAACAAGAATAA
- the panD gene encoding aspartate 1-decarboxylase, giving the protein MFRTLMKSKIHRATVTEANLNYVGSITIDEDLMETSDLMENEKVQIVNNNNGARLETYVIPGPRGSGVICLNGAAARLVQPGDNVIIISYAMMSQEEANTHKPTVVFVDGQNKPVQTMKQEVHATIM; this is encoded by the coding sequence ATGTTTAGAACACTGATGAAATCCAAAATTCACCGGGCTACGGTAACGGAAGCCAACTTGAACTATGTGGGTAGCATTACCATAGATGAAGATTTGATGGAAACATCCGACTTGATGGAAAACGAAAAAGTGCAAATCGTGAACAACAACAATGGTGCACGTCTGGAAACTTATGTGATTCCAGGACCACGCGGAAGCGGGGTCATATGTCTTAACGGCGCAGCTGCACGTCTGGTGCAGCCTGGAGATAACGTCATTATCATTTCTTACGCCATGATGTCGCAAGAAGAGGCAAATACTCACAAACCCACCGTTGTGTTTGTAGATGGACAGAATAAACCTGTACAAACAATGAAACAGGAAGTCCACGCAACAATTATGTAA
- a CDS encoding redox-sensing transcriptional repressor Rex produces MKSDKISEAVVRRLPVYLRYLNELHQREVATVSSQELGQRLDLNPAQIRKDLAYFGDFGRKGIGYDVSYLIEKIRHILKIDQQINVALVGAGNLGQALSNYNAYLKDNMKIVAVFDAYGPKIGSQINSLTVKPMNELTEAVKTENIRIGIITVPDTEAQNVADQLIESGIEAILNFAPTILKTPPHIRIHHADFTTDLLSLAYYLETGKDDEEDDNK; encoded by the coding sequence ATGAAATCGGATAAAATTTCGGAAGCGGTGGTACGACGTCTGCCTGTATACTTGCGTTATTTGAACGAGTTGCATCAGCGTGAGGTGGCTACTGTTTCTTCTCAAGAGCTTGGACAGAGGCTGGATCTGAATCCGGCCCAAATTCGTAAAGACCTGGCTTACTTCGGTGATTTTGGTCGTAAAGGGATCGGGTATGATGTATCCTATTTGATCGAGAAAATTCGTCACATTCTCAAAATCGATCAGCAAATTAATGTAGCTCTGGTAGGAGCGGGTAATCTCGGTCAAGCCTTGTCCAACTACAATGCATATCTGAAAGACAACATGAAGATTGTTGCTGTATTTGATGCATATGGACCGAAGATTGGTAGTCAAATTAACAGTTTGACGGTAAAACCAATGAATGAATTGACGGAAGCGGTTAAAACAGAAAACATCCGCATCGGAATTATCACGGTTCCGGATACGGAAGCCCAAAATGTAGCCGATCAGCTTATTGAATCCGGAATCGAAGCGATTCTTAATTTTGCACCAACCATTCTAAAAACACCGCCGCATATCCGCATTCACCATGCTGACTTTACAACGGATCTGCTTAGTTTGGCCTATTACTTGGAGACTGGAAAGGACGACGAGGAAGATGACAACAAATAG
- a CDS encoding amidohydrolase, with product MTTNRWVIHNGKFAVNEGGTTWNVVQGYMVVEDDKIVHIGETLPDGDKNCTKVDGKGLFFLPGLINTHGHAAMSLLRGHGDDLALQVWLQEKMWPMEAKMTSQDVYWGTSLSVLEMLKGGTTAFLDMYDHMDQVAKVVEQSGVRAALARGVIGLCSEEEQLRKLEESAAFAREWNGQADGRITTVISPHAPYTCPPDYIEKLVQVANDLNLPLHTHMSETLREVEQNVADYGLRPVAHLEKLGFFSRPSLVAHAVHLNDEEIEILARHDVAVSHNPGSNLKLASGVARVPALLKAGVTVSLGTDGPASNNNLDMFEEMRLAALIHKGVSGDPTAVPAGEALLLGTSYGAKSIFLNNTGALEVGMKADFIALDIEQAHFYPHTDLISHTIYSASAKDVEHVWVDGKQVVKHGECLTLDEERILREAQLAFDGLLAR from the coding sequence ATGACAACAAATAGATGGGTAATTCACAACGGCAAATTTGCCGTTAATGAAGGCGGCACAACATGGAACGTGGTTCAAGGATACATGGTTGTTGAGGATGACAAGATTGTGCATATTGGTGAGACATTGCCGGATGGAGACAAAAATTGTACCAAAGTGGATGGAAAAGGACTGTTCTTCCTGCCGGGTCTGATCAATACGCATGGTCATGCAGCAATGTCGTTGCTCAGAGGGCACGGAGACGATCTTGCGTTGCAAGTATGGTTGCAGGAAAAAATGTGGCCGATGGAAGCGAAAATGACTTCACAAGACGTATATTGGGGAACTTCGCTATCGGTGCTTGAAATGTTGAAAGGCGGAACTACAGCTTTCCTGGACATGTACGATCACATGGATCAAGTTGCCAAAGTTGTGGAGCAATCCGGCGTTAGAGCAGCACTGGCACGTGGTGTAATCGGGCTGTGCTCGGAAGAAGAGCAACTGCGGAAACTGGAGGAGTCGGCAGCGTTTGCACGTGAGTGGAATGGACAGGCAGATGGTCGCATTACAACTGTAATCTCGCCACACGCCCCATATACATGCCCTCCTGACTACATAGAGAAGCTTGTGCAGGTCGCGAACGACCTGAACCTTCCTCTCCATACACATATGTCTGAAACGCTTCGTGAAGTGGAGCAGAACGTGGCTGATTATGGACTGCGTCCTGTGGCACATCTGGAGAAACTGGGCTTTTTCTCACGTCCATCCCTGGTTGCACATGCGGTGCATCTGAATGACGAAGAGATTGAGATTCTGGCCCGTCATGATGTGGCTGTATCCCATAACCCGGGAAGTAACCTGAAACTTGCTTCCGGTGTTGCGCGGGTACCAGCGTTACTGAAAGCAGGAGTTACCGTGTCACTCGGAACAGACGGACCGGCAAGCAACAACAACCTGGATATGTTCGAGGAAATGAGACTGGCTGCATTGATCCACAAAGGTGTATCTGGTGACCCGACGGCTGTGCCAGCAGGCGAAGCGTTACTCCTCGGAACGTCATACGGTGCCAAATCCATTTTCTTGAACAATACCGGAGCACTTGAGGTCGGCATGAAGGCTGATTTTATCGCTCTTGACATTGAACAGGCACATTTCTATCCACATACAGACCTGATCTCACATACGATCTACTCGGCTTCTGCCAAAGATGTTGAGCACGTATGGGTGGATGGAAAACAAGTGGTCAAACACGGCGAATGTCTGACGCTGGATGAAGAACGCATTTTGCGTGAGGCTCAATTGGCATTTGATGGTCTGCTTGCTCGTTAA
- a CDS encoding CCA tRNA nucleotidyltransferase, with protein MVQWTQVDREMARQSENVLTTLNKHGYKAYWVGGCVRDELLERVVDDMDITTSASPQQVMERFDDCIPTGLQHGTVTVRSGGYYFEVTTFRTESEYQDNRRPAAVQFVQDIKEDLQRRDFTMNALAMDVTGTIVDPFGGQTDIKEERVRCVGSAMERFGEDALRMLRCVRFASVFDFKIAHNTWKGLVRQKDLLQHIAMERVRTEMVKMMSGPHPLRGLELLYRSNALAHIKAPISSARFNKMLLSNLEQLSGQHVLLRWSLILIAGGYSKDEADVLLRQWTFSNEHRSRITGVLQVEQLIHTSVQEQKDTVSLRSDWIVTVLACGVQAADDWLRIQSTLPAGWRNQSEQAEMQVVLVQELAAEWSQSISVHDLKELDITGEQVLQMVQRKGGPWLGQLMKHLLRETAIGTIANQHEALSAEVKRVVQDDQT; from the coding sequence GTGGTTCAATGGACACAGGTTGATCGTGAAATGGCAAGGCAAAGTGAGAATGTACTCACAACATTAAACAAACATGGCTACAAGGCATATTGGGTAGGTGGTTGCGTTCGTGACGAATTGCTGGAACGAGTTGTAGACGATATGGATATCACGACATCTGCTTCTCCTCAGCAAGTCATGGAACGGTTTGACGATTGTATTCCTACAGGTTTGCAGCACGGTACGGTTACCGTTCGTTCAGGCGGTTATTACTTTGAAGTGACCACATTTCGAACAGAGTCCGAATATCAGGATAACCGCAGACCTGCTGCAGTTCAATTTGTTCAGGATATCAAGGAAGATTTACAGCGGCGTGACTTCACGATGAACGCTCTTGCCATGGACGTCACTGGGACAATCGTTGACCCGTTCGGTGGACAGACAGATATCAAGGAAGAGCGAGTCAGATGTGTAGGTTCTGCGATGGAACGATTTGGTGAAGATGCACTGCGGATGCTCCGCTGTGTCCGGTTTGCATCGGTATTCGATTTCAAAATTGCTCATAATACGTGGAAGGGTCTTGTAAGGCAGAAGGACCTGCTTCAACATATAGCGATGGAACGGGTACGGACCGAGATGGTAAAAATGATGTCGGGACCGCATCCATTAAGAGGGTTGGAACTGTTATACAGAAGTAATGCGCTTGCGCATATCAAAGCTCCGATAAGCTCGGCCCGATTCAACAAGATGTTGTTATCCAATCTGGAACAATTGTCAGGTCAGCATGTGTTGCTCCGTTGGTCACTCATCCTGATTGCTGGCGGTTATAGCAAGGATGAAGCAGATGTATTATTACGTCAGTGGACATTCTCCAATGAACATCGTTCTCGAATAACAGGGGTCCTTCAGGTGGAGCAGTTGATTCATACTTCCGTTCAGGAGCAGAAGGATACGGTCAGTCTCCGTTCCGATTGGATTGTTACTGTTCTGGCTTGTGGTGTTCAGGCGGCGGATGATTGGCTTAGAATACAGTCTACACTGCCAGCAGGATGGCGGAATCAATCCGAACAGGCAGAAATGCAGGTTGTTTTGGTTCAAGAGCTTGCAGCCGAATGGAGTCAATCGATTTCTGTGCATGACTTGAAAGAGCTGGATATCACAGGGGAACAAGTGTTACAAATGGTGCAGCGCAAAGGCGGGCCTTGGCTGGGGCAACTGATGAAACATTTGTTACGAGAAACAGCGATTGGAACGATAGCGAATCAGCATGAAGCACTAAGTGCAGAAGTGAAGCGGGTGGTTCAAGATGACCAAACATGA
- a CDS encoding tetratricopeptide repeat protein encodes MFQHVFAEMNDMLDEIIKSYPSAEGLNKQELLQKWNLLKRMSDGMLDEWLMFEEKMSQVREREMDKPTSLEPEQEAVTALPELHLECFSRGQGYFKLQMYPQAIMQFSRVVTDHPESALTRFYLALAYLNLEQMAEAGTHLQQIMYLKGSPRLKGLVCNALGCIQAKLANPEAACSLFAQALQYDPTLTEPLYNMEACRLNRGKLQYANQLTTLH; translated from the coding sequence ATGTTCCAGCATGTTTTCGCAGAAATGAACGACATGTTAGATGAAATTATCAAGAGCTATCCTTCCGCTGAAGGCCTAAACAAACAGGAATTGCTGCAAAAGTGGAATTTGCTTAAGCGGATGAGTGACGGAATGCTGGATGAATGGCTGATGTTTGAAGAAAAGATGAGCCAGGTGAGGGAGCGGGAGATGGATAAGCCTACTTCCCTTGAACCGGAACAGGAAGCTGTTACTGCTCTGCCTGAACTCCATCTGGAATGTTTCAGTCGAGGTCAGGGCTATTTCAAATTACAGATGTATCCGCAGGCGATCATGCAGTTCTCCCGGGTTGTGACCGACCATCCGGAGAGTGCATTGACACGTTTTTACCTGGCGCTCGCGTATCTGAATCTGGAACAAATGGCGGAAGCCGGGACACATTTGCAGCAGATCATGTACCTTAAGGGTTCTCCTCGATTAAAAGGGCTTGTATGTAACGCCCTGGGCTGTATTCAAGCCAAGCTTGCGAATCCCGAAGCTGCATGCTCTCTCTTTGCACAGGCCCTTCAGTATGACCCGACATTGACCGAACCACTGTACAACATGGAAGCTTGCAGGTTGAACAGGGGAAAATTGCAATATGCTAATCAGCTGACGACCCTTCATTAA
- a CDS encoding biotin--[acetyl-CoA-carboxylase] ligase gives MTKHEDLLHMLLNAEGRFVSGEEISRNLSISRTAVWKHVNKLRDMGYEFEAVSRKGYRLVTKPDSIDATGLQLALDTTVFGRKAVLLASTLSTQGDVLKLAEQGQAEGAVVIAEEQTGGRGRFGRQWFSPPGKGVWMSVLLRPDLPLQHTPQLTLLTGVAVCRAVRACSGADAGIKWPNDLLIDGRKVCGILLESTVEDHEVRYCIAGIGVDVNFDPEDYPGDLTTIATSLKMETGQSVDRTKLTAAILTELEQLYFLYQKEGFGVISALWEALSVSMNREITVTNPHGVIEGKAIGLDPSGALIVEKHDGEHTLIISGEISWKS, from the coding sequence ATGACCAAACATGAAGATCTGTTACATATGTTATTAAATGCAGAAGGACGATTCGTATCGGGTGAAGAGATTAGCCGTAATCTGTCCATCAGTCGGACCGCTGTGTGGAAACATGTGAACAAGTTGCGAGACATGGGGTATGAGTTTGAAGCTGTATCCCGCAAAGGATACCGTCTGGTAACGAAGCCGGATAGCATTGATGCTACTGGCCTCCAATTGGCACTGGATACAACCGTATTTGGCCGTAAGGCTGTTTTGTTGGCCTCGACCCTGTCTACGCAAGGGGATGTTCTCAAGCTAGCTGAGCAAGGGCAGGCAGAAGGTGCTGTGGTCATTGCGGAAGAACAAACAGGAGGAAGAGGACGTTTCGGTCGACAGTGGTTCTCTCCTCCGGGTAAAGGAGTCTGGATGAGTGTTCTGTTACGCCCTGATCTACCACTTCAGCACACGCCGCAGCTAACTTTATTAACAGGTGTGGCTGTATGTCGTGCCGTTCGAGCTTGTTCAGGAGCTGATGCAGGCATCAAATGGCCAAATGATCTGTTGATTGATGGACGCAAGGTATGTGGCATATTGCTTGAATCCACGGTGGAAGATCATGAAGTCAGATACTGTATTGCAGGTATAGGTGTTGACGTGAATTTTGATCCCGAGGATTATCCGGGAGATCTGACAACTATAGCTACTTCACTCAAGATGGAGACGGGGCAATCCGTAGATCGCACCAAACTAACGGCTGCCATTCTGACGGAGCTTGAACAGTTATATTTTTTGTATCAAAAAGAAGGATTTGGCGTAATCTCAGCCCTATGGGAGGCCCTGTCCGTATCGATGAATCGAGAGATTACAGTGACGAATCCTCATGGTGTCATTGAAGGGAAGGCAATCGGTCTTGACCCTTCTGGAGCACTTATCGTGGAGAAGCACGATGGAGAACATACACTAATCATCTCTGGTGAGATTTCCTGGAAATCATAA
- the panC gene encoding pantoate--beta-alanine ligase: protein MKVLRTIAELRQELSLKRQAIRSNTSVVGLVPTMGYLHQGHASLMQAARQQSDIVVLSIFVNPIQFGPNEDFDSYPRDEARDVETARSQGVDIVFIPSVEEMYPQATQTTVSVSKLTDRLCGASRPGHFDGVTTVVSKLFNIVQPQRAFFGMKDAQQVAVIQQMVNDLNMSVEIVPCPIVREEDGLALSSRNVYLSAEQRTQALVLSKALRAAQEAADTGAAINAADIRRILHEQIATSPLAVIDYAEIQAFPSLEPLADQEEVQGRDDLLIALAVKFGKTRLIDNIRLQKSEVLSHV from the coding sequence ATGAAAGTATTACGGACAATCGCAGAGTTAAGACAGGAACTAAGCTTGAAGCGTCAAGCGATTAGGTCCAATACATCCGTTGTAGGTCTGGTACCAACAATGGGTTATCTTCATCAAGGTCATGCAAGCTTGATGCAGGCAGCCAGACAACAGAGCGATATCGTGGTATTAAGCATATTTGTTAATCCGATTCAATTTGGCCCTAATGAAGATTTTGACAGCTATCCGCGGGATGAAGCCAGAGATGTGGAAACAGCACGCTCACAAGGAGTGGATATCGTATTTATTCCCTCTGTGGAAGAGATGTATCCACAGGCAACGCAAACGACGGTATCTGTCTCAAAACTGACGGATCGCTTATGTGGTGCTTCCCGTCCGGGTCATTTTGATGGGGTAACAACTGTAGTCTCCAAGCTCTTCAACATCGTACAGCCACAGCGTGCATTTTTTGGTATGAAAGACGCTCAGCAGGTTGCGGTCATTCAACAGATGGTGAATGATTTGAATATGTCTGTAGAAATTGTACCCTGTCCAATTGTTCGCGAAGAGGATGGGCTTGCCCTCAGCTCACGAAATGTCTATCTTAGCGCTGAACAGCGTACACAGGCGTTGGTTCTGTCGAAGGCACTGCGTGCAGCTCAGGAAGCCGCAGATACAGGTGCAGCTATAAACGCCGCAGATATCCGTCGTATTCTGCACGAGCAGATTGCAACCTCACCACTTGCGGTTATCGACTACGCCGAGATTCAGGCTTTTCCAAGCCTGGAGCCGCTCGCAGATCAGGAAGAAGTTCAAGGACGTGATGATCTGCTCATTGCACTTGCGGTGAAATTCGGAAAAACAAGATTGATTGACAATATAAGGTTGCAAAAATCGGAGGTACTGTCCCATGTTTAG
- the panB gene encoding 3-methyl-2-oxobutanoate hydroxymethyltransferase: MANKQALNIVKMKKYKQDGVPLTMITAYDYPTALLAEEAGIDLILVGDSLGNVVLGYNSTLPVTIDDMVYHTRSVVRGAEKTFIVADMPFMTYHGSVDETLKGVRRLMQEGHAHAVKMEGGVEIADTVRAVVQAGVPVLGHIGLTPQSVNQIGGYRIQGKDAADAKRLMDEAKALEAAGAFGIVLELVTEEVARAISEELSIPTIGIGAGRGCDGQVLVFHDVVQYASPYTPKRFVKTYGDVGTLIRTSIEAYVKEVKDRSFPAEEHVFNVADGVLDQLYGGQRKEKVGSNS, encoded by the coding sequence ATGGCGAACAAACAAGCATTGAATATTGTGAAAATGAAAAAATATAAGCAGGATGGCGTGCCGCTTACCATGATCACGGCTTACGATTATCCAACAGCACTCCTAGCAGAGGAAGCAGGTATCGATCTGATCCTGGTCGGCGATTCACTTGGCAATGTAGTACTGGGTTATAATTCGACGCTTCCGGTGACCATCGACGACATGGTGTACCACACACGTTCCGTTGTGCGCGGTGCTGAGAAGACATTTATTGTGGCTGATATGCCTTTTATGACGTATCATGGCAGCGTGGATGAGACGCTTAAGGGTGTACGTCGACTGATGCAAGAGGGGCATGCCCATGCGGTTAAAATGGAAGGCGGAGTTGAGATAGCGGACACCGTCAGAGCAGTCGTGCAAGCAGGCGTGCCGGTTCTTGGACATATCGGACTGACACCTCAATCGGTTAATCAGATTGGTGGTTACCGCATTCAGGGCAAGGATGCAGCGGATGCGAAACGTCTGATGGACGAAGCCAAGGCCTTGGAAGCTGCTGGTGCGTTCGGTATTGTGCTTGAACTGGTTACGGAAGAAGTTGCACGGGCGATCTCGGAGGAACTATCCATCCCTACCATAGGAATTGGAGCAGGACGAGGCTGTGATGGTCAGGTACTGGTATTCCATGATGTGGTTCAATACGCTTCTCCGTATACGCCCAAACGTTTTGTCAAAACCTATGGAGATGTGGGTACATTAATCAGAACCAGCATCGAAGCTTACGTGAAAGAAGTGAAAGATCGTTCGTTCCCGGCCGAAGAGCATGTATTCAATGTTGCGGATGGTGTTTTGGATCAACTGTACGGCGGACAACGCAAGGAAAAGGTGGGGAGTAACTCATGA